In the Burkholderia cenocepacia genome, one interval contains:
- a CDS encoding copper-binding protein gives MKMNQLIAAATAVVALSAFAVPALAAGEMSNMDMSGMKMSSDGAAESNAALTDAEVKKVDAASGKITLKHGALQNVGMPPMTMAFKAKDAAMLAQAHAGDKVKVRIEKVDGTLTIVKLVKGS, from the coding sequence ATGAAGATGAATCAATTGATCGCTGCTGCAACCGCTGTCGTCGCGCTGAGTGCTTTCGCGGTACCGGCGCTTGCCGCCGGCGAGATGTCGAACATGGACATGTCCGGCATGAAGATGTCGTCGGACGGTGCGGCGGAATCGAATGCCGCGCTGACCGACGCCGAAGTGAAGAAGGTCGATGCCGCGAGCGGCAAGATCACGTTGAAGCACGGCGCGCTGCAGAACGTCGGGATGCCGCCGATGACGATGGCGTTCAAGGCGAAGGATGCGGCGATGCTCGCGCAGGCGCATGCGGGCGACAAGGTCAAGGTGCGGATCGAGAAGGTCGACGGCACGTTGACGATCGTCAAACTCGTCAAGGGTTCCTGA
- a CDS encoding TolC family protein — protein sequence MTTLAISPRIGAAAIALAFLAGCTTFSKDGGFDAVSSAASERIGKDAVVVRTDADREAVDQRTKELLGKPLSMDDAVQVALLNNRGLQASYAELGLSEADLVQAGRLPNPRFAFSRTRAGDGELTLGRTFSANVFALLTMPLATKIERRRFVQTKLETADAMLKVAADARRAYVEAVAAEQAAHYAQQVRDAASAAAELALRMRQAGNFSRLDYAREQAFHADAVAQHAKTRQQAIAAREKLTRAMGLWGERTRYALPERLPDLPKARPNLPDLERFAMGNRLDVQAAKLQTQGVASSLGLSKATRFVNAVELGYVNDYETGKGHEHGYEISIEIPLFDWGGAKVARAEAVYMQSANRLAKTAIDARSEVRESYAAYVTSYDVATHYRDEVVPLRKTISDELLLRYNGMLASVFELLTDAREQIGAVNGYIDALKDYWLAETDLQMAVGGRLPLPDAVPSATHSAEPAPRSTSSADAAPQPASTPAAPSAPATQPHPEGH from the coding sequence ATGACGACGCTCGCGATATCACCGAGGATCGGCGCGGCCGCGATCGCGCTGGCGTTCCTCGCGGGCTGCACGACGTTTTCGAAGGATGGCGGGTTCGACGCCGTGTCGTCGGCTGCATCGGAACGCATCGGAAAGGACGCGGTGGTGGTGAGGACCGACGCCGACCGCGAAGCGGTCGACCAGCGGACGAAGGAACTGCTCGGCAAGCCGTTGTCGATGGACGACGCGGTGCAGGTCGCGTTGCTGAACAACCGCGGGCTGCAGGCGTCGTACGCGGAACTGGGGCTGTCGGAGGCCGACCTCGTGCAGGCCGGCCGGTTGCCGAACCCGCGCTTCGCGTTCAGCCGCACGCGTGCCGGCGATGGCGAGCTGACGCTTGGCCGCACGTTCTCGGCGAACGTGTTCGCGCTGCTGACGATGCCGCTCGCAACGAAGATCGAACGCCGCCGTTTCGTGCAGACCAAGCTCGAAACGGCCGATGCGATGCTGAAGGTCGCGGCCGACGCGCGCCGCGCGTATGTCGAGGCGGTCGCCGCCGAGCAGGCCGCACACTATGCGCAGCAGGTGCGCGACGCCGCGAGCGCGGCCGCCGAACTCGCACTGCGCATGCGGCAGGCCGGCAACTTCAGCCGGCTCGACTACGCCCGTGAACAGGCGTTTCACGCCGACGCGGTCGCGCAGCACGCGAAAACGCGGCAGCAGGCCATCGCCGCACGCGAGAAGCTCACGCGCGCGATGGGGCTGTGGGGCGAGCGAACGCGGTACGCGCTGCCCGAGCGCTTGCCGGATCTGCCGAAGGCGCGCCCGAACCTGCCCGACCTCGAACGCTTCGCGATGGGCAATCGCCTCGACGTCCAGGCCGCGAAGCTGCAGACGCAGGGCGTCGCGTCGTCGCTCGGCCTGAGCAAGGCCACCCGCTTCGTCAACGCGGTCGAGCTGGGCTACGTGAACGACTACGAAACCGGCAAGGGCCACGAGCACGGCTACGAGATCAGCATCGAGATTCCGCTGTTCGACTGGGGTGGAGCCAAGGTCGCGCGCGCCGAGGCCGTCTACATGCAATCGGCGAACCGGCTCGCGAAAACGGCCATCGATGCCCGCTCGGAAGTACGCGAATCGTATGCGGCGTACGTGACGAGCTACGACGTCGCGACGCACTATCGCGACGAAGTCGTGCCGCTGCGCAAGACGATCTCCGACGAACTGCTGCTGCGCTACAACGGGATGCTCGCGAGCGTGTTCGAGCTGCTGACCGATGCGCGCGAACAGATCGGCGCGGTCAACGGCTACATCGACGCGCTGAAGGACTACTGGCTCGCGGAAACCGATCTGCAGATGGCCGTCGGCGGCCGGTTGCCGTTACCGGATGCCGTGCCGAGCGCGACGCATTCCGCCGAACCCGCACCCCGATCCACATCCAGCGCCGACGCTGCGCCGCAACCGGCTTCCACTCCCGCGGCGCCGTCGGCGCCCGCCACGCAACCGCATCCGGAAGGTCATTGA
- a CDS encoding multicopper oxidase family protein: MVSRRQFLSGSGAALLGAAMVSKAGAASLPDAPTMAKAGTQPPLVPPNGRPYTPVATLNGWSLPWRMKNGWKEFHLTAEPVVREMAPGMNANLWGYNGQSPGPTIEAVEGDKVRIFVTNRLPEHTTIHWHGLRLPNGMDGVGGLTQPHIPPGKTFVYEFQLEAHGTFMYHPHADEMVQMAMGMMGMFIVHPKDRGTMPVDRDFVFLLAAYDIDPGSYTPRVNEMTDFNMWTFNSRVFPGIDPLPVRAGDRVRIRFGNLTMTNHPIHLHGYSFEVAGTDGGWIPPAARWPEVTADVAVGQMRAIEFTADRPGDWAFHCHKSHHTMNAMGHQVPNLIGVPQKDLAKRIGKLVPDYMAMGSTGGAMGGMEMPLPENTLPMMTGTGPFGPLEMGGMFTVLKVRQGLGRNDYRDPGWFRHPKGTVAYEYTGELPDG; the protein is encoded by the coding sequence ATGGTGTCCCGTCGACAATTTCTCAGCGGCTCGGGCGCCGCGCTGCTCGGTGCGGCGATGGTCAGCAAGGCTGGCGCCGCGTCGTTGCCCGACGCGCCGACGATGGCGAAAGCCGGCACGCAGCCGCCGCTCGTGCCGCCCAACGGCCGCCCGTACACGCCCGTCGCGACGCTGAACGGCTGGTCGCTGCCGTGGCGGATGAAGAACGGTTGGAAGGAATTCCACCTGACGGCCGAGCCCGTCGTGCGCGAGATGGCGCCCGGCATGAACGCGAACCTGTGGGGCTACAACGGCCAGTCGCCGGGCCCGACGATCGAGGCCGTCGAAGGCGACAAGGTCCGCATCTTCGTGACCAACCGGCTGCCCGAGCACACGACGATCCACTGGCACGGGCTGCGGCTGCCGAACGGGATGGACGGCGTCGGCGGCCTCACGCAGCCGCATATCCCGCCCGGCAAGACCTTCGTCTACGAGTTCCAGCTCGAAGCGCACGGCACGTTCATGTATCACCCGCACGCCGACGAGATGGTGCAGATGGCGATGGGGATGATGGGCATGTTCATCGTGCATCCGAAGGACCGCGGCACGATGCCGGTCGATCGCGACTTCGTGTTCCTGCTCGCCGCATACGACATCGACCCGGGCAGCTATACGCCGCGCGTGAACGAGATGACCGATTTCAACATGTGGACCTTCAACTCGCGCGTGTTCCCGGGCATCGATCCGCTGCCGGTGCGAGCCGGCGACCGCGTGCGGATTCGCTTCGGCAACCTGACGATGACGAACCACCCGATCCACCTGCACGGCTACAGCTTCGAAGTCGCGGGCACCGACGGCGGCTGGATTCCGCCGGCCGCGCGCTGGCCGGAAGTGACGGCCGATGTCGCGGTGGGTCAGATGCGCGCGATCGAGTTCACCGCCGATCGTCCGGGCGACTGGGCGTTCCATTGCCACAAGTCGCACCACACGATGAATGCGATGGGCCATCAGGTGCCGAACCTGATCGGCGTGCCGCAGAAGGATCTCGCGAAGCGCATCGGCAAGCTCGTGCCCGACTACATGGCGATGGGCAGCACGGGCGGCGCGATGGGCGGCATGGAGATGCCGCTGCCCGAGAACACGCTGCCGATGATGACCGGCACGGGCCCGTTCGGGCCGCTGGAGATGGGCGGCATGTTCACCGTGCTCAAGGTGCGGCAAGGGCTGGGCCGCAACGACTATCGCGATCCGGGCTGGTTCCGGCATCCGAAGGGCACCGTCGCATACGAATACACCGGCGAATTGCCGGACGGCTGA
- a CDS encoding heavy metal response regulator transcription factor: MRILIVEDEPKMASYLRKGLTEASYTVDVAENGQDGLFLALHEDFDLIVLDVMLPALDGFEVLRRLRAQKQTPVLLLTAREAIEDKVAGLELGADDYLLKPFAYAEFLARIRSLLRRAPRNVRDILHVADLEIDLLKRRVRRADTRIDLTAQEFALLQLLAEREGEVLTRTFITSQIWDMNFDSDTNVVDAAIKRLRAKIDNAYEKKLIHTIRGMGYVLEDRS, from the coding sequence ATGCGGATACTGATAGTCGAAGACGAACCCAAGATGGCGTCATACCTCCGGAAGGGGTTGACGGAGGCGAGCTACACGGTCGATGTCGCGGAAAACGGCCAGGACGGCCTGTTCCTCGCCTTGCACGAGGATTTCGACCTGATCGTGCTCGACGTGATGCTGCCCGCGCTGGACGGCTTCGAGGTGCTCAGGCGGCTGCGCGCGCAGAAGCAGACGCCCGTGCTGCTGCTCACGGCCCGCGAGGCGATCGAGGACAAGGTCGCCGGGCTCGAACTCGGCGCCGACGATTACCTGCTCAAGCCGTTCGCGTATGCCGAATTCCTCGCGCGTATCCGCTCGCTGCTGCGCCGCGCGCCACGCAACGTGCGCGATATCCTGCACGTCGCCGATCTCGAAATCGACCTGCTCAAGCGTCGCGTGCGGCGCGCGGACACTCGCATCGACCTGACCGCGCAGGAATTCGCGCTGCTGCAGTTGCTCGCGGAACGCGAAGGCGAGGTGCTGACGCGCACCTTCATTACGTCGCAGATCTGGGACATGAATTTCGACAGCGACACGAACGTCGTCGACGCGGCGATCAAGCGCCTGCGCGCGAAGATCGACAACGCGTACGAGAAGAAGCTGATCCACACGATCCGCGGCATGGGCTACGTGCTCGAGGATCGTTCGTGA
- a CDS encoding heavy metal sensor histidine kinase, with translation MTTGPTSYSLLRRLTLAFATVAALVFALTGAYLYRSLSAELTRRDDIEISAKLNQFLQLARASGSTAALRADPAVFHDVLLSHPGVYLGIYDAQHRPLVEHSDEAGNTLASVISASHPTGNAGSPFTCAPPGIGTSRCVYARETLPSGEAIQVALARTATDRQSLLESYRVDIWLAAAVGALLVGALGYAVASRGLRPVESLGRQTSRIEAHNLNARLDARGGPVELRELATSVNRMLDRLERAFVRLSQFSSDLAHDMRTPLANVISSSQITLSRARTTDEYEALIESNIEECERLQRMIENMLFLARTDNARQHLKTAELDAGSELRRLASYFQALADEAGVRIDVHGEAPVVADATLFRRAVSNLASNALEHADAASTIELAVSVQGSYTVVEVTNRGVAIPPEQVERIFERFYRIDSSRHGAARNAGLGLAIVKSIMELHRGKVEVASRDGRTTFALYFPRGTDS, from the coding sequence GTGACCACGGGCCCCACGTCGTATTCGCTGCTGCGGCGCCTGACGCTCGCGTTCGCCACCGTCGCGGCGCTGGTGTTCGCGCTGACCGGCGCGTATCTCTACCGCTCGTTGTCCGCCGAATTGACGCGGCGCGACGACATCGAGATCTCGGCCAAGCTCAATCAGTTCCTGCAACTCGCACGCGCCAGCGGATCGACGGCCGCGCTGCGCGCCGATCCCGCCGTGTTCCACGACGTGCTGCTGTCGCATCCGGGCGTCTATCTCGGCATCTACGATGCGCAACACCGCCCGCTCGTCGAGCATTCCGACGAAGCCGGCAACACGCTCGCGTCGGTGATCTCGGCCTCGCATCCGACTGGCAACGCCGGCAGCCCGTTCACGTGCGCGCCGCCCGGCATCGGCACGTCGCGCTGCGTGTATGCGCGTGAAACGCTGCCGTCCGGCGAAGCGATCCAGGTCGCGCTCGCGCGCACCGCAACCGATCGGCAATCGCTGCTCGAAAGCTATCGCGTCGACATCTGGCTCGCGGCGGCCGTCGGCGCGCTGCTGGTCGGTGCGCTCGGCTATGCGGTCGCGTCGCGCGGGCTGCGCCCGGTCGAGAGCCTCGGCCGGCAGACGTCGCGCATCGAGGCGCACAACCTGAACGCGCGCCTCGACGCGCGCGGCGGCCCGGTCGAATTGCGCGAGCTCGCCACGTCGGTGAACCGGATGCTCGACCGGCTCGAACGCGCGTTCGTGCGGCTGTCGCAGTTCTCATCCGATCTCGCGCACGACATGCGCACGCCGCTCGCGAACGTGATCAGCTCGTCGCAGATCACGCTGTCGCGCGCGCGCACGACCGACGAATATGAAGCGCTGATCGAATCGAATATCGAGGAATGCGAACGGCTTCAGCGAATGATCGAGAACATGCTGTTTCTCGCCCGTACCGACAATGCGCGGCAGCACCTGAAGACCGCCGAACTCGATGCGGGCAGCGAACTGCGCCGGCTCGCGTCGTATTTCCAGGCGCTGGCCGACGAGGCCGGCGTGCGCATCGACGTGCATGGCGAAGCGCCGGTCGTCGCGGACGCGACGCTGTTCCGGCGTGCGGTGAGCAACCTCGCGTCGAATGCGCTCGAACACGCGGACGCCGCGTCGACGATCGAACTGGCCGTGTCCGTACAAGGCAGCTACACGGTCGTCGAAGTCACGAATCGCGGCGTCGCGATTCCGCCCGAACAGGTCGAGCGGATCTTCGAGCGCTTCTACCGGATCGATTCGTCGCGGCACGGCGCGGCGCGCAACGCGGGGCTCGGGCTCGCGATCGTGAAGTCGATCATGGAGCTCCATCGCGGCAAGGTGGAAGTCGCGAGCCGCGACGGGCGCACGACGTTCGCGCTGTACTTTCCGCGCGGTACCGATAGTTAG
- a CDS encoding sodium:calcium antiporter, producing MTFMFVELAFMLIVILVAAEVFTNALEHLGERLKISEGVTGSLFAAVGTALPETMVPLLALAGGTSSQAVNEEIGVGAILGAPLMLVTLTTFLMALAVIRSRGPRGTIAPERTGFVRDMNTFLAAFSLATVAMFVPHHNWAVRALLAAMLVGLYVMYVVLTFRASTRLVDAGHGTEAPHAMLLSRIGLPTNLATIVLQLLIGVALLVGGAKGFIRGVEGVSHVLGVSALLLSLIIVPIATELPEKVNSVLWIRRGKDTLAFGNITGAMVFQGTLLPAIGIMLTPWEPRPEVLTGVIITLAAAAWLRVNARTRGLAIWALLANGAGYAGYLAVTLAR from the coding sequence ATGACTTTCATGTTCGTCGAACTCGCGTTCATGCTGATCGTCATCCTCGTCGCGGCCGAAGTCTTCACCAATGCGCTCGAACATCTCGGCGAACGCCTGAAGATTTCCGAAGGCGTGACCGGCTCGCTGTTCGCGGCCGTCGGCACCGCGCTGCCCGAAACGATGGTGCCGCTGCTCGCGCTCGCCGGCGGCACGTCGAGCCAGGCCGTGAACGAGGAGATCGGCGTCGGCGCGATTCTCGGCGCGCCGTTGATGCTCGTGACGCTCACCACGTTCCTGATGGCGCTCGCCGTGATCCGCTCGCGCGGGCCGCGCGGCACGATCGCGCCCGAACGCACGGGCTTCGTGCGCGACATGAACACCTTCCTCGCCGCCTTCTCGCTGGCGACCGTCGCGATGTTCGTCCCGCATCACAACTGGGCCGTGCGCGCGCTGCTCGCCGCGATGCTAGTCGGCCTCTACGTGATGTACGTCGTGCTGACGTTCCGTGCGTCGACCCGGCTCGTCGATGCCGGGCACGGCACCGAGGCGCCGCACGCGATGTTGCTGTCGCGCATCGGCCTGCCGACCAACCTGGCGACGATCGTGCTGCAACTGCTGATCGGCGTCGCGCTGCTGGTCGGCGGGGCGAAGGGCTTCATTCGCGGCGTGGAAGGCGTGTCGCACGTGCTCGGCGTGTCGGCGCTGCTGCTGTCGCTGATCATCGTGCCGATCGCGACGGAGCTGCCGGAGAAGGTCAACAGCGTGCTGTGGATTCGCCGCGGGAAAGACACGCTCGCGTTCGGCAACATCACCGGCGCGATGGTGTTCCAGGGCACGCTGCTGCCGGCGATCGGCATCATGCTGACGCCGTGGGAGCCGCGCCCCGAAGTGCTGACCGGCGTGATCATCACGCTCGCGGCGGCGGCGTGGCTGCGCGTCAATGCACGCACGCGCGGGCTCGCGATCTGGGCATTGCTCGCGAACGGCGCGGGGTATGCGGGGTATCTGGCGGTGACGCTGGCGCGCTAA
- a CDS encoding MFS transporter: MQTDSSTGILRQIPRSVWVLGCVSLLMDVSSEIIHSLLPMFLMAGLGASATTIGLIEGIAEATSPVVKVFSGTLSDYLRNRKWLAVAGYALGALSKPLFAIAPTIGVVVTARIVDRVGKGIRGAPRDALVADVTPVHLRGAAYGLRQSLDTVGAFLGPLLAVVIMLMWRDDFRLAFWLAVIPGVLAVALLAVGIDEPARAPGEKRVNPVRREVVAQLGARYWWVVAVGGVFALARFSEAFLVLRAMGSGVPVALVPLVMVAMNVVYALSAYPFGKLADTTSHTKLMVVGLALLIAADIVLAHGAHWPTVLVGVALWGLHMGMTQGLLATMVAQAAPAELRGTAFGVFNLISGVVTLVSSVVAGALWDQVGAAATFYAGAVFSAATIVLLVCVRTSFGAVRDR; encoded by the coding sequence ATGCAGACCGACTCATCGACCGGCATTCTTCGGCAGATTCCGCGCAGCGTGTGGGTGCTCGGCTGTGTCAGCCTGCTGATGGACGTGTCGTCCGAAATCATCCACAGCCTGTTGCCGATGTTCCTGATGGCGGGGCTCGGTGCGAGCGCGACGACGATCGGCCTGATCGAGGGGATCGCCGAGGCGACGTCGCCGGTCGTCAAGGTATTCTCCGGCACGCTGAGCGACTATCTGCGCAATCGCAAATGGCTCGCGGTGGCCGGCTACGCGCTCGGCGCGCTCAGCAAGCCGCTGTTCGCGATCGCGCCGACGATCGGCGTCGTGGTCACGGCACGGATCGTCGACCGCGTCGGCAAGGGGATTCGCGGCGCGCCGCGCGATGCGCTCGTCGCCGACGTGACGCCCGTTCACCTGCGCGGCGCCGCGTACGGGTTGCGTCAGTCGCTCGACACGGTGGGCGCGTTCCTCGGGCCGTTGTTGGCCGTCGTCATCATGCTGATGTGGCGCGACGATTTCCGCCTCGCGTTCTGGCTGGCCGTGATCCCCGGCGTGCTCGCCGTGGCGCTGCTCGCGGTCGGTATTGACGAGCCGGCACGTGCGCCGGGCGAGAAGCGCGTCAATCCGGTTCGCCGCGAGGTCGTCGCGCAACTCGGCGCCCGCTACTGGTGGGTCGTGGCCGTCGGCGGCGTGTTCGCGCTGGCGCGTTTCAGCGAGGCGTTCCTGGTGCTGCGCGCGATGGGCAGCGGCGTGCCCGTCGCGCTCGTGCCGCTCGTGATGGTCGCGATGAACGTCGTGTACGCGTTGTCCGCTTACCCGTTCGGTAAGCTCGCCGATACGACGAGCCACACGAAGCTGATGGTGGTCGGGCTCGCGCTGCTGATCGCCGCCGATATCGTGCTGGCGCACGGCGCGCACTGGCCGACCGTGCTCGTCGGCGTCGCGCTGTGGGGACTGCATATGGGAATGACGCAAGGGCTGCTCGCGACGATGGTCGCGCAGGCCGCGCCGGCTGAATTGAGAGGAACGGCGTTCGGCGTGTTCAACCTGATCAGCGGCGTGGTCACGCTCGTATCGAGCGTCGTCGCGGGTGCCCTGTGGGACCAGGTGGGCGCCGCCGCCACGTTCTATGCGGGGGCCGTATTCAGCGCAGCGACCATCGTGTTGCTCGTGTGCGTTCGCACGTCGTTCGGCGCGGTGCGGGATCGCTAG
- the copC gene encoding copper homeostasis periplasmic binding protein CopC gives MTISMLKRLAGFAAATAIFAGAPVAASAHGKLERAVPAAGGTVDAAPDTVRLTFNEDLEPAFSSVKVSDASGNTVTQDKAKVDASNPRVMTVAIPKLAAGAYTVQWAAMTADAHRAKGAYTFRVKE, from the coding sequence ATGACGATCTCGATGCTCAAGCGGCTGGCCGGCTTCGCCGCGGCTACCGCCATCTTCGCAGGCGCACCGGTCGCGGCGTCGGCGCACGGCAAGCTGGAGCGCGCCGTACCGGCGGCCGGCGGCACGGTCGATGCGGCGCCCGACACGGTGCGGCTCACGTTCAACGAAGACCTCGAACCGGCGTTCAGCTCGGTGAAGGTGTCGGACGCGAGCGGCAACACCGTCACGCAGGACAAGGCGAAGGTCGATGCGTCGAACCCGCGCGTGATGACCGTCGCGATACCGAAGCTTGCGGCAGGCGCGTACACCGTACAGTGGGCGGCGATGACGGCCGATGCGCATCGCGCGAAGGGCGCCTATACGTTCCGGGTGAAGGAATGA
- a CDS encoding copper-binding protein yields the protein MKKGLVLMATGCALAFSAASYAAGDMAGMDMSANAKQGAAVSRMSHGEIRKVDTAAGKLTIKHGPLENLGMDAMTMVFKVKDPAMLAQVKVGDTIDFVAEDVDGALTVVELKKP from the coding sequence ATGAAGAAGGGGCTGGTTTTGATGGCGACGGGGTGCGCGCTGGCGTTCTCCGCGGCGTCGTACGCGGCCGGCGACATGGCCGGCATGGACATGAGCGCGAATGCGAAGCAGGGCGCCGCGGTGTCGCGCATGTCGCACGGCGAAATCCGCAAGGTCGACACGGCGGCCGGCAAGCTGACGATCAAGCACGGCCCGCTGGAGAACCTCGGGATGGACGCGATGACGATGGTGTTCAAGGTGAAGGACCCGGCGATGCTGGCGCAGGTGAAGGTGGGCGATACGATCGATTTCGTCGCTGAGGACGTGGACGGTGCGTTGACCGTCGTCGAGCTGAAGAAGCCGTGA
- a CDS encoding metal/formaldehyde-sensitive transcriptional repressor yields MSHTVREKQKLLNRVRRIKGQVEAIERALEEERDCNDVLQLITSCRGAMNGLLAVVLEDHIRSHLVDADTPDAHEGSATEQLIEVVHSYFK; encoded by the coding sequence ATGAGTCATACCGTTCGCGAAAAACAGAAGCTGCTGAACCGCGTGCGCCGTATCAAGGGACAGGTCGAGGCGATCGAGCGGGCGCTGGAAGAAGAGCGCGACTGCAACGACGTGCTGCAACTGATCACGAGCTGCCGCGGCGCGATGAACGGCCTGCTGGCGGTCGTGCTGGAAGACCACATCCGGTCGCATCTCGTCGATGCGGACACGCCCGATGCGCACGAAGGCAGCGCGACCGAGCAGCTGATCGAGGTCGTCCACAGCTATTTCAAGTAA
- the dmeF gene encoding CDF family Co(II)/Ni(II) efflux transporter DmeF — protein MNEFKSPAAGGAHSHAFLGAAHARNERKTWMVIGLCTAMMIAEIVGGTLFGSLALVADGLHMSTHAGAMLIAALAYTYARRHADDPRFVFGTGKLGDLAGFTSAIVLAMIALLIGYEAIARLLAPVPIRFDEAIPIAVLGLAVNLASVWLLSGDHHHGHGHGHHHAHGHDHHDDHDHDHDHDDAHHAHHAHGSPSAAHRDHNIRSAYVHVIADAAVSVLAIVGLLLARAFGWVWMDPLAGIVGALVIANWAYGLMRDTGGILLDVNVDRKLTDNVRRAIEALGDKVNDLHVWRVGPGHMSAIVSVESGDAARDVRFYHALVAGFDGVSHVTVEVLTPAKAA, from the coding sequence ATGAACGAATTCAAGAGCCCGGCGGCCGGCGGCGCGCACAGTCACGCGTTTCTGGGCGCCGCCCATGCGCGCAACGAGCGGAAGACGTGGATGGTCATCGGCCTGTGCACGGCGATGATGATCGCCGAGATCGTCGGCGGCACGCTGTTCGGATCGCTCGCGCTGGTCGCGGACGGGCTGCACATGTCGACGCATGCGGGCGCGATGCTGATCGCCGCGCTGGCCTATACCTATGCGCGCCGGCACGCCGACGATCCGCGCTTCGTGTTCGGTACCGGCAAGCTCGGCGACCTGGCCGGCTTCACGAGCGCGATCGTGCTGGCGATGATCGCGTTGCTGATCGGCTACGAGGCGATCGCGCGCCTGCTGGCGCCGGTGCCGATTCGCTTCGACGAAGCGATTCCGATCGCCGTGCTGGGGCTGGCCGTCAACCTCGCCAGCGTATGGCTGCTGAGTGGCGATCATCATCACGGGCATGGTCACGGCCATCATCATGCGCATGGGCACGACCACCATGATGACCACGACCATGATCATGACCACGACGACGCCCACCACGCGCATCATGCTCACGGTTCGCCTTCGGCCGCGCATCGCGACCACAACATCCGGTCGGCCTACGTTCACGTGATCGCCGACGCGGCCGTGTCGGTGCTGGCGATCGTCGGCCTGCTGCTCGCTCGCGCGTTCGGATGGGTCTGGATGGATCCGCTCGCGGGCATCGTCGGCGCGCTGGTGATCGCCAACTGGGCGTACGGGCTGATGCGCGATACGGGCGGAATCCTGCTCGACGTCAACGTCGATCGCAAGCTGACCGACAACGTGCGCCGCGCGATCGAGGCGCTCGGCGACAAGGTCAACGATCTCCATGTGTGGCGCGTGGGGCCGGGGCACATGAGCGCGATCGTGTCGGTCGAATCGGGCGACGCCGCGCGCGATGTGCGCTTTTATCATGCGCTGGTCGCGGGCTTCGACGGCGTGTCGCACGTGACCGTCGAAGTGCTGACGCCCGCGAAGGCCGCCTGA
- a CDS encoding DUF1289 domain-containing protein, giving the protein MAVKSPCIELCTFDGRTGFCVGCLRTRDEARDWKKLTDHRRHQILNDRTRRQAKLRRDAVE; this is encoded by the coding sequence GTGGCCGTGAAATCGCCGTGTATCGAGCTGTGCACGTTCGACGGCCGCACCGGCTTTTGTGTCGGCTGCCTGCGCACCCGCGACGAGGCGCGCGACTGGAAGAAGCTGACCGACCATCGCCGGCACCAGATCCTCAACGACCGCACGCGCCGGCAGGCGAAGCTGCGGCGCGACGCGGTGGAATAA